From a region of the Nonlabens dokdonensis DSW-6 genome:
- a CDS encoding LamG domain-containing protein: MLKKIFLVIGLFVTNLIYSQEFLDTTNIIAYYPFDGNTMDYSGNNNHAYNVGSIEFANDRLGQASKSIELKEGFTHLNVPNSRSLASINKEFTLASWVYMNEEDGWNSIISKSSSIKVTPFYGLNLSLKNDGIIDFTIYGKSQRVKNIGIKKQKWFHIAVVVKGDLTTYYINGSLIGNEKTKSKRFDKNEPLEIGRGRKGSINYLNGRLDDMLIFSRALDQNEIEFLNTSNDQIIPSTNSFMAKDENVLIVNADPFKVATVISKNISYANKTKSENKDAQTALGQRDDNGEISTKIRSYSLGCQGEVILEFTDFPLTETPGPDLIVFEVGPVPEPTNLSISKDGINWIEYGDIKGGVAMIDLIDCIKEGEKFYFIKLIDLGTQCESSRAGADIDAVAIVVPRIFEHTKLRDSSEATAQEDLKLKEEEIVVLGKKEIKVFTKTVKIKVWDHLQEDGDIINLYLNDQLLFSHVKVSKKGKFFDMVLQPGENIIQVKALNEGRNPPNTSAIKVIVNKEEHQIILSARKGQRDSLKIMVE; this comes from the coding sequence ATGCTCAAAAAAATCTTTCTTGTAATCGGTCTATTCGTTACAAATTTAATTTATTCACAAGAATTTCTAGACACTACTAATATCATAGCTTATTATCCTTTTGATGGTAATACCATGGATTATAGTGGAAATAATAATCATGCGTACAATGTAGGATCCATAGAATTTGCAAATGACCGGCTAGGACAAGCGAGCAAATCGATAGAATTAAAAGAAGGTTTTACTCATCTCAATGTTCCTAATTCCAGATCATTAGCAAGTATTAATAAAGAATTCACCCTTGCATCATGGGTTTATATGAATGAAGAAGACGGCTGGAATAGTATCATATCAAAGTCTTCTTCTATTAAAGTAACACCGTTTTACGGATTAAATTTAAGTCTTAAAAATGATGGAATTATTGATTTTACTATTTATGGGAAAAGTCAAAGAGTAAAAAATATAGGAATCAAAAAGCAAAAATGGTTTCATATTGCCGTAGTTGTTAAAGGAGACTTGACAACGTACTATATAAACGGATCATTAATAGGAAATGAAAAAACAAAATCAAAGCGATTTGATAAAAACGAACCGCTGGAAATAGGAAGAGGAAGAAAAGGTTCTATAAATTACTTAAACGGTCGTCTGGACGATATGCTTATTTTTTCTCGCGCATTAGATCAAAATGAGATTGAATTCTTAAATACAAGTAATGATCAAATCATACCAAGTACCAATTCTTTTATGGCTAAGGATGAAAATGTTCTCATAGTAAATGCAGATCCATTTAAAGTAGCAACTGTAATCTCTAAGAACATTTCTTATGCTAACAAAACTAAGAGTGAAAATAAAGATGCCCAAACAGCTTTAGGACAGCGTGACGATAATGGAGAAATAAGTACGAAAATCCGTTCGTATTCACTAGGTTGTCAAGGAGAAGTTATTCTAGAATTTACAGATTTTCCTTTAACAGAAACTCCAGGTCCAGACTTAATCGTTTTTGAAGTAGGTCCAGTGCCCGAACCCACAAATCTATCAATTAGTAAGGATGGTATTAATTGGATAGAATACGGAGACATCAAAGGCGGTGTTGCTATGATAGATTTGATCGATTGTATAAAAGAAGGCGAAAAGTTCTATTTTATAAAACTTATAGATCTAGGAACACAATGTGAAAGTTCGCGTGCTGGAGCAGATATAGACGCAGTGGCAATCGTTGTTCCTAGAATATTTGAGCATACTAAATTACGTGACTCTAGTGAGGCAACTGCCCAAGAGGATTTAAAGTTAAAAGAAGAAGAAATCGTTGTCCTAGGCAAAAAAGAAATAAAAGTCTTCACTAAAACTGTAAAAATTAAAGTCTGGGATCATTTGCAAGAAGATGGAGACATCATAAATCTTTACCTAAATGACCAGCTATTATTTTCTCATGTAAAAGTTTCAAAAAAAGGGAAGTTTTTTGATATGGTGCTGCAACCAGGTGAAAATATTATTCAAGTAAAAGCATTGAATGAAGGAAGAAATCCTCCTAACACTAGCGCTATAAAAGTAATTGTTAATAAAGAAGAACATCAAATCATTCTTTCGGCAAGGAAAGGTCAAAGAGATTCACTTAAAATTATGGTAGAATAA
- the mtaB gene encoding tRNA (N(6)-L-threonylcarbamoyladenosine(37)-C(2))-methylthiotransferase MtaB, whose product MLVETATKSVAFYTLGCKLNFSETSTIARSFKQEGFDKVDFEEKADIYVINTCSVTENADKRFKSIVKKAQKSNDDAFVIAVGCYAQLKPEELAAVDGVDLVLGATEKFKITDYLNQLSKEEPTQVHSCEINEADFYVGSYSIGDRTRAFLKVQDGCDYKCTYCTIPLARGISRSDTLENVMDNARKISEQGIKEIVLTGVNIGDYGKGEFGNKRHEHTFLDLVHALDTVKGIERLRISSIEPNLLKNETIEFVAGANAFVPHFHIPLQVGNNELLGKMKRRYNRELYSDRVSKIKEVMPDCCIGVDVIVGFPGETDDHFLDTYNYLSYLNISYLHVFTYSERENTPAATMEGAVPLKVRKKRSKMLRGLSVKKRRAFYESQLGKTKTVLWEAENKEGFIQGFTENYVKVKTYWNPQLVNVLQHVKLLSIDEDGLVRIETVD is encoded by the coding sequence ATGCTTGTAGAGACAGCTACAAAATCCGTCGCATTTTATACTTTAGGTTGTAAACTTAATTTCAGTGAAACCAGTACCATCGCGCGTTCTTTTAAGCAAGAAGGTTTTGATAAGGTAGACTTTGAAGAAAAGGCAGATATTTATGTCATCAATACCTGCAGCGTTACTGAAAATGCAGATAAACGTTTTAAATCTATAGTTAAGAAAGCGCAGAAATCAAATGATGATGCTTTTGTAATTGCAGTAGGTTGTTATGCGCAGTTGAAGCCAGAAGAACTGGCCGCTGTTGATGGAGTAGATCTGGTTTTAGGAGCTACAGAAAAGTTTAAAATCACCGATTATCTTAATCAGCTGTCCAAAGAAGAACCTACGCAGGTACATTCTTGCGAGATCAATGAGGCCGATTTTTATGTAGGATCATATTCCATAGGAGATCGTACCAGAGCTTTTCTTAAAGTTCAAGACGGTTGTGATTACAAATGTACCTATTGCACCATACCGCTAGCACGTGGGATTTCTCGTAGTGATACTTTAGAAAACGTGATGGATAATGCTCGTAAGATAAGTGAGCAAGGCATCAAAGAAATCGTTCTTACAGGAGTGAATATAGGTGATTATGGAAAGGGCGAGTTTGGTAACAAAAGACATGAGCATACTTTTCTAGATTTAGTACATGCGCTGGATACCGTAAAAGGTATTGAACGTTTGCGTATTTCTTCTATCGAGCCCAATTTATTGAAGAATGAAACTATAGAATTTGTCGCAGGAGCAAATGCTTTTGTGCCACATTTTCATATTCCGTTACAGGTAGGTAATAACGAGTTGCTCGGTAAAATGAAACGTCGTTACAATCGAGAATTGTATAGCGATCGTGTGAGTAAGATCAAAGAAGTGATGCCAGATTGCTGCATAGGTGTGGATGTGATTGTAGGTTTCCCAGGTGAGACTGACGATCATTTTCTGGACACCTATAATTATTTGAGTTATCTAAATATCTCTTACCTACATGTTTTTACTTATTCTGAGCGTGAGAATACGCCAGCGGCTACTATGGAAGGAGCTGTTCCTTTAAAAGTACGCAAGAAACGTTCTAAAATGTTACGTGGTTTATCAGTAAAAAAACGCCGTGCATTTTATGAAAGCCAGCTAGGTAAAACTAAAACGGTACTTTGGGAAGCCGAAAATAAAGAAGGATTTATTCAAGGTTTTACAGAGAATTATGTAAAAGTAAAAACCTATTGGAATCCGCAGTTGGTTAATGTATTACAACATGTAAAATTACTTTCTATTGATGAAGATGGATTAGTACGCATAGAAACTGTAGATTAA
- the porQ gene encoding type IX secretion system protein PorQ, whose translation MRHLFLLIFLCSAFAKAQIGGRSTYQFLNLVSGTKQAALGGRVLTGVDYDPTSGIFNPATINPKMDNQLQVNYVNYLGDVNYGTASYAYTWDRHVQTFHAGVTYLNYGTFDGFDEQGNSTGEFGGNEVAVSMGYAYNIPWSDFYVGANLKLISSKLDIYTSFGGAVDLGVLYYNEDKAIRAALVVRNLGTQFTPYNEIYEDLPLEISAGFSNTMKNLPLRLHVTLENLQQWDLAFTNEANAQTDLDGNVIEDKPSFFNNALRHTVFGLEIFPEQVFEVRLGYSFRRAEELRIDNTRAFSGVSAGFSLKMNKLRFSYTHARYTLASHTSLFGVNINLQ comes from the coding sequence ATGCGTCATTTGTTTCTTCTTATTTTTTTATGTTCCGCTTTCGCGAAAGCGCAAATAGGAGGACGATCTACCTACCAATTTCTTAATCTGGTTTCCGGTACAAAGCAAGCGGCTTTGGGCGGTAGAGTTCTTACAGGCGTAGATTATGATCCTACTTCAGGGATTTTTAATCCTGCAACGATCAATCCTAAAATGGACAATCAGTTGCAAGTAAATTATGTCAATTATTTAGGCGACGTAAATTATGGTACAGCAAGTTATGCTTACACTTGGGATAGACATGTGCAAACTTTTCACGCTGGTGTGACCTACCTCAATTATGGAACTTTTGATGGGTTTGATGAGCAAGGAAATTCTACAGGAGAATTTGGTGGTAATGAGGTTGCCGTTTCTATGGGTTATGCCTACAATATACCATGGTCAGATTTTTATGTAGGAGCAAACTTGAAATTGATATCTTCTAAGCTGGATATTTATACTTCTTTTGGTGGTGCGGTAGATTTAGGAGTTTTGTATTACAATGAAGATAAAGCAATACGAGCAGCATTGGTGGTGCGTAATTTAGGAACTCAATTCACGCCTTATAATGAGATTTATGAAGATTTGCCTTTAGAAATTTCGGCAGGATTTTCTAATACTATGAAAAACTTACCTTTAAGACTTCATGTGACTTTAGAAAACCTGCAGCAATGGGATCTGGCTTTTACAAATGAAGCTAATGCGCAAACTGATCTGGACGGAAATGTGATCGAGGACAAGCCTAGCTTTTTTAATAATGCTTTGAGACACACGGTTTTTGGACTGGAAATTTTCCCAGAGCAAGTTTTTGAAGTGCGATTGGGTTATAGTTTTAGAAGAGCTGAGGAATTGCGCATCGATAATACCAGAGCTTTTTCTGGAGTAAGCGCAGGATTCTCTCTTAAGATGAATAAATTAAGATTTAGTTATACGCATGCTCGATATACGCTAGCATCGCACACAAGTCTTTTTGGCGTAAATATAAATTTACAGTAA
- the cmk gene encoding (d)CMP kinase, with translation MSKKITIAIDGHSSTGKSTAAKQLAVKLHYVYVDTGAMYRAVSFFALSENLIESGQLDREKLVERLPEIKISFVYNKETDRADVYLNGKNIEKEIRTLEVSSIVSKVAEISEVRAKLVEQQQAMGTEKGIVMDGRDIGSVVFPDAELKVFMTAAPEVRAERRYVELVERGDDVTLDEVLKNVIERDHIDSNREDSPLIQLPEAKLLDTSNMTREEQFELLVSWAEAAIENS, from the coding sequence ATGAGTAAAAAAATTACTATTGCAATAGACGGTCATTCCAGCACCGGTAAAAGTACCGCTGCTAAGCAACTTGCGGTAAAATTACATTATGTATATGTAGATACTGGAGCGATGTATCGTGCTGTTTCTTTTTTCGCTTTAAGCGAAAATCTAATAGAATCAGGCCAATTAGATCGTGAAAAGCTGGTAGAACGTTTGCCAGAAATTAAGATCAGTTTTGTTTACAACAAAGAAACAGACCGAGCAGATGTTTACCTCAACGGTAAGAACATAGAAAAGGAAATACGCACGCTGGAAGTAAGTAGCATTGTTAGTAAGGTTGCTGAAATTTCTGAAGTACGTGCCAAACTTGTCGAGCAACAACAAGCCATGGGAACAGAAAAAGGCATCGTTATGGATGGTCGTGATATAGGGAGCGTTGTTTTTCCAGATGCAGAATTAAAAGTTTTCATGACCGCAGCTCCAGAAGTACGTGCAGAAAGACGTTATGTAGAACTCGTAGAACGTGGCGATGATGTCACTCTTGATGAGGTGCTTAAAAACGTTATAGAAAGAGATCATATAGATTCCAATCGAGAAGACAGTCCTTTGATTCAATTACCAGAAGCAAAATTACTGGACACTTCAAATATGACAAGAGAAGAGCAATTTGAATTGTTAGTGTCTTGGGCTGAGGCGGCGATTGAGAATAGTTAA
- a CDS encoding DUF1801 domain-containing protein, translating to MTSNATTVEKYLKSIPEDRKQPMEDLRKVILQNLPDGFEEGMLYGMIGFYVPKKNYKPGYHVGKEWTPLPFINIASQKNFIALYHSGIYADPKMLEWFQQEFPKHSKYKLDMGKSCVRFKKVDAIPLELIGELCGKMTAQEWIEIYEANIKK from the coding sequence ATGACATCCAACGCAACTACCGTAGAAAAATACCTAAAGAGCATTCCTGAAGACCGTAAACAGCCTATGGAAGACTTAAGAAAAGTGATTCTGCAAAATTTACCTGATGGTTTTGAAGAAGGAATGTTATATGGAATGATAGGTTTTTACGTTCCTAAAAAAAATTACAAGCCTGGTTACCACGTTGGGAAAGAATGGACGCCGTTGCCATTTATAAATATCGCATCGCAAAAGAATTTTATCGCATTGTACCATTCAGGTATTTATGCCGATCCAAAAATGCTAGAATGGTTTCAGCAAGAATTTCCTAAACATTCTAAATACAAACTAGACATGGGAAAAAGCTGTGTGCGATTTAAAAAAGTAGATGCGATTCCATTAGAATTAATCGGTGAATTGTGCGGTAAAATGACAGCTCAAGAATGGATTGAGATTTATGAGGCGAATATAAAGAAGTAA
- a CDS encoding MFS transporter — MKSNQFILLIIVVAQFCCTSLWFAGNGVIDDLIIAFQLSEDALPHVTAAVQFGFIIGTFVFALLSIVDRFSPSKVFFISAMFAAIFNLAVLYTGNNFTSILSFRFLTGFFLAGIYPVGMKIAADYFDKGLGKSLGFLVGALVLGTAFPHLLKDIISRDQWELVIIATSILAFLGGLLMNLVVKDGPYRKASQGIQFNAFLKVFKKKNFRAAAFGYFGHMWELYTFWAFVPFILKSYDQLHPQANFDIPSLSFLVIAIGGLACVLGGYISQHKGVKKTAFIALALSGLCCVALPFLIQMNLPILFVMFMLFWGMMVIADSPLLSTLVAQNAPSEIKGTALTIVNGIGFSITIISIQIIGILLNVTPSYYVYAILAIGPVLGLIALRNRKI, encoded by the coding sequence TTGAAATCTAACCAATTCATTCTTCTTATAATTGTAGTAGCCCAATTTTGTTGTACATCCTTATGGTTTGCAGGAAATGGTGTGATCGATGATTTAATTATTGCATTCCAATTAAGTGAAGACGCTCTACCACATGTGACCGCAGCTGTACAATTTGGTTTTATTATAGGAACTTTTGTTTTTGCCCTGCTCTCCATAGTTGACCGTTTTTCTCCATCTAAAGTCTTTTTTATCAGCGCAATGTTTGCCGCCATTTTTAACCTTGCGGTTTTATATACGGGCAATAATTTTACGAGTATACTATCATTTCGATTTTTAACGGGCTTTTTTCTCGCTGGTATTTATCCTGTAGGAATGAAAATCGCTGCAGACTATTTTGACAAAGGTTTAGGTAAATCCTTAGGTTTTCTAGTCGGTGCACTAGTATTGGGAACTGCTTTCCCGCATTTATTAAAAGATATCATTTCACGAGATCAATGGGAATTAGTTATTATAGCTACTTCCATACTTGCCTTTTTAGGTGGTTTGCTCATGAACCTAGTTGTAAAAGATGGTCCTTATCGTAAAGCGAGTCAAGGCATTCAATTCAACGCATTTTTAAAAGTATTTAAGAAAAAGAATTTTCGTGCAGCGGCTTTTGGGTACTTCGGGCATATGTGGGAATTGTACACCTTCTGGGCATTTGTACCTTTTATTCTTAAAAGCTATGATCAATTGCATCCTCAAGCCAACTTTGATATTCCAAGCCTATCGTTTCTAGTTATAGCAATAGGAGGACTTGCCTGCGTTTTAGGTGGTTATATTTCGCAACATAAAGGAGTTAAGAAAACTGCTTTTATTGCACTAGCATTATCTGGTTTATGTTGCGTTGCATTACCCTTTTTAATTCAAATGAACCTTCCTATTCTATTTGTAATGTTCATGCTTTTTTGGGGCATGATGGTCATCGCAGACTCACCTTTACTTTCTACTCTAGTAGCTCAAAATGCACCTTCAGAAATTAAAGGAACAGCATTAACAATAGTCAACGGTATAGGTTTTAGTATTACCATTATAAGCATTCAAATCATTGGTATACTATTAAATGTCACTCCATCATATTACGTTTACGCTATACTGGCTATAGGACCTGTTCTTGGTTTAATTGCCTTAAGAAACAGGAAAATCTAG
- a CDS encoding CDP-alcohol phosphatidyltransferase family protein translates to MSKLPPEHKFIDLSDYGRPVAKVIAQSLSTTSFTPIHVTIGFIISGCAAIYCILEGHFWLAAFFLIFKSILDAADGELARIKNTPSYTGRFLDSVADIILNALFFLAIWFITDTSLWICAAAFLGLQLQGTLYNYYYVILRNKFDGDTTSRVFETDTPVALKGENQKNVNILFKLYSLLYGTFDKTIYYLDTKAGIGKIFPKWLMTSISTFGLGFQLLIIAVMLILGWKEYILPFFLGYTLMVFIFIGIRKKWY, encoded by the coding sequence ATGTCCAAACTTCCACCAGAGCATAAATTTATTGACCTATCTGATTATGGTAGGCCTGTTGCCAAAGTTATTGCCCAATCCTTATCAACTACATCCTTTACTCCTATTCATGTTACTATAGGTTTTATCATTTCTGGATGCGCTGCTATTTATTGTATTCTAGAAGGTCATTTCTGGCTAGCAGCTTTTTTCCTGATTTTTAAATCCATTCTCGATGCTGCAGATGGTGAACTGGCTCGTATTAAAAATACACCATCATACACTGGACGCTTTTTAGATTCTGTAGCAGATATCATTTTAAATGCGCTGTTCTTTCTAGCCATCTGGTTTATTACAGATACTAGTTTATGGATTTGTGCCGCGGCTTTCTTGGGTTTACAATTGCAAGGAACTCTTTATAATTACTATTATGTAATACTGCGCAATAAATTTGATGGAGATACCACGAGTAGAGTTTTTGAAACAGATACTCCAGTTGCGCTGAAAGGCGAAAATCAAAAAAATGTAAATATCCTTTTCAAGCTGTATAGTTTACTCTACGGTACATTTGATAAAACCATTTATTATCTCGACACAAAAGCAGGAATAGGTAAAATTTTTCCGAAATGGTTAATGACCAGTATTTCGACTTTTGGTTTAGGGTTCCAGTTATTAATTATTGCAGTGATGCTCATTTTAGGATGGAAAGAATATATTTTACCATTCTTTCTTGGGTACACCTTAATGGTATTTATATTTATAGGCATTAGAAAAAAATGGTATTAA
- a CDS encoding c-type cytochrome, whose translation MKYVLIFTAALLLISCGDDKKESVTGNYAANAVQKTPLEQSVARGKEIYGELCVTCHMPNGKGVPGAFPPLNPSDWLTEKPTESIHAVKYGLKGEIVVNGQTYNNVMLPLGLDDQEVADVMNYTIQAWNKGEMVTAEDVKAVEK comes from the coding sequence ATGAAATACGTCCTAATTTTTACCGCAGCTCTTTTGTTAATAAGCTGCGGAGACGATAAAAAAGAATCTGTAACTGGAAATTATGCAGCAAATGCAGTACAAAAAACACCATTAGAGCAAAGTGTTGCTCGTGGTAAAGAAATCTATGGCGAGCTTTGTGTGACTTGTCATATGCCCAACGGTAAAGGAGTACCAGGAGCTTTTCCTCCATTAAATCCATCGGACTGGTTGACCGAAAAACCTACAGAAAGTATTCACGCGGTGAAATATGGTCTTAAAGGAGAAATAGTAGTAAACGGGCAAACTTATAATAATGTCATGTTACCATTAGGTCTTGACGATCAAGAAGTGGCAGATGTTATGAATTACACAATTCAAGCGTGGAATAAAGGAGAAATGGTTACTGCAGAAGATGTGAAAGCTGTGGAGAAGTAG
- a CDS encoding RNA polymerase sigma factor, translated as MNQKTFIKTFKDVQQKMYFLSKRLLTSHEEAADAVQEVMVRLWEKRFQLEEIRNKEAYAMQMVKNYSLDRLKSKQASHLKIVHTNYDSEERNIEDELERQGKVKLVQNMINELPEKYRMIIQLRDIQRYDFEAIEKILDMKATAVRVGLSRARKLLKEKIEEQYKTEIA; from the coding sequence ATGAACCAAAAAACATTTATCAAAACCTTTAAAGACGTACAGCAAAAAATGTACTTTCTTTCAAAGCGATTGCTCACCTCGCATGAGGAGGCTGCAGACGCGGTTCAGGAAGTGATGGTGCGTTTATGGGAAAAGAGATTTCAGCTTGAAGAAATAAGAAATAAGGAAGCCTATGCCATGCAAATGGTTAAAAACTATTCTCTGGATCGTTTAAAAAGCAAACAAGCGAGTCATTTAAAAATAGTTCATACTAATTATGATAGCGAGGAGCGAAACATTGAGGACGAGTTAGAAAGACAAGGAAAAGTAAAACTGGTACAGAACATGATTAATGAGTTACCAGAGAAGTATAGAATGATTATCCAGCTTAGAGATATACAGCGTTATGATTTTGAAGCCATCGAGAAAATTCTAGATATGAAGGCTACAGCCGTAAGAGTAGGGTTGAGCAGAGCAAGAAAATTGCTAAAGGAAAAAATAGAAGAACAGTATAAAACAGAAATCGCATGA
- a CDS encoding DUF4102 domain-containing protein, with protein MNDLLEKYWNGNTTLSDEQVLRDYFSSENVTPEHEVYRSLFQTFELEQLEEEGSFDAFAKVKHKETLENRANRRTWKGLAIAAGFALLMTVGGNYYNQQTQPDLGTYETPEEARAAAMDMLELVSSKFNKGRQNMAPINTLDNKTAAVFNLK; from the coding sequence ATGAACGATTTATTAGAAAAATATTGGAACGGTAACACCACATTGTCAGACGAGCAAGTGCTCAGAGACTATTTCAGTTCTGAGAATGTTACACCAGAGCATGAAGTTTACCGCAGTTTGTTTCAGACTTTTGAGCTGGAACAATTGGAAGAAGAAGGTAGTTTTGACGCTTTCGCGAAAGTGAAACACAAAGAAACTTTAGAAAACCGAGCTAACAGAAGAACCTGGAAAGGTCTTGCCATAGCAGCTGGTTTTGCATTACTAATGACAGTAGGAGGCAACTACTACAATCAGCAAACGCAACCAGATTTAGGTACGTATGAAACTCCTGAAGAAGCTCGTGCAGCTGCCATGGATATGCTAGAATTAGTAAGCTCAAAATTTAACAAAGGACGCCAGAACATGGCTCCTATAAATACCCTAGATAATAAAACTGCAGCAGTTTTTAATCTTAAATAA
- a CDS encoding DUF4252 domain-containing protein has protein sequence MKKLILTLVLAVMATPLFAQDAFEKMGNLKNTSETVVTKDAFELLAEIDMDFEDDGVKAGKGLLDSLKDARFYSTSNSDSAKKMIAMANAYIKSNGLVKLMHVKEDDQAFSFHVERGSNSKKVRTLVMIIDETMNKENPEALVMKISGDIDLGQISKITKMINVPGQEQIEKATKEEK, from the coding sequence ATGAAAAAGTTAATCCTCACCCTAGTACTTGCAGTAATGGCAACGCCCTTATTTGCTCAAGATGCCTTTGAAAAGATGGGCAACCTTAAAAACACCTCAGAAACAGTAGTTACCAAAGATGCCTTTGAACTTCTTGCCGAAATAGACATGGACTTTGAAGACGACGGCGTGAAAGCTGGAAAAGGTCTTCTAGATAGTCTTAAAGATGCAAGATTCTATTCTACATCAAATTCTGATAGTGCAAAGAAAATGATCGCAATGGCTAACGCTTATATTAAAAGCAATGGACTAGTAAAGTTAATGCACGTTAAAGAAGATGATCAAGCCTTTTCTTTTCACGTAGAGCGCGGTTCTAATTCTAAGAAAGTACGTACGCTAGTTATGATCATAGACGAAACGATGAATAAAGAAAATCCTGAGGCACTGGTTATGAAAATCTCTGGAGATATAGACTTAGGTCAAATCTCAAAGATTACTAAAATGATCAATGTACCTGGACAAGAGCAAATAGAAAAAGCTACCAAGGAAGAAAAGTAA
- a CDS encoding DUF4252 domain-containing protein: MNKIILKAIVVSIAIAASLTSCDTDPTLQSYIVDSDNKEGFTKATIPVSILGIDESKLSEESQIAYNSIDKVSMLMYPKTADNDASFETEKQQLSDILKNDKYTALMTHNQDGMTAKFLYQGDKDSIDEIIVFGTMDKSGMGVARILGDDMNISSIMKMMNELKNSDIDTNGIKDMLKGLSMDLGMDNDKDGKIDQQTTDAIHEAIGLEDVE, from the coding sequence ATGAACAAGATAATTTTAAAAGCCATAGTAGTAAGCATTGCCATCGCTGCATCACTTACTTCTTGTGACACAGACCCAACATTGCAAAGTTATATCGTAGACAGCGATAATAAAGAAGGATTTACTAAGGCAACTATACCTGTTTCGATTTTAGGAATAGATGAAAGCAAACTTTCTGAAGAGTCACAAATAGCTTATAACTCGATCGATAAAGTAAGCATGCTTATGTATCCTAAGACAGCTGATAATGATGCCTCTTTTGAGACTGAAAAACAACAACTGTCTGATATTCTTAAAAACGATAAATACACAGCTTTAATGACCCATAATCAAGATGGCATGACTGCAAAGTTCTTATATCAAGGTGATAAAGATTCTATAGACGAGATTATAGTATTTGGTACGATGGATAAATCAGGAATGGGTGTTGCTCGCATTCTAGGAGACGATATGAACATTTCTAGCATCATGAAAATGATGAATGAATTAAAAAATTCGGATATTGATACTAATGGAATAAAAGACATGTTAAAAGGATTGAGCATGGACTTAGGGATGGATAACGATAAAGATGGAAAAATAGATCAACAAACTACTGATGCTATTCATGAAGCCATAGGACTTGAAGATGTAGAATAA